The following proteins are encoded in a genomic region of Rissa tridactyla isolate bRisTri1 chromosome 5, bRisTri1.patW.cur.20221130, whole genome shotgun sequence:
- the REST gene encoding RE1-silencing transcription factor, whose product MATQVLGQSGGNSLFPGSANIGMALSNDMYDLHDLSKAELAAPQLIMLANVALTGEVNGNCCDYLVGEERQMAELTTVGDSNFSDSDGEGMEDTQAAESDREAPENVELSSLEVPSAETQGAASCPPPKTPSVDKDVSLEAPGTPESTEDKCKSLKSKPFRCKPCQYEAESEEEFVHHIRVHSAKKFFVEENAEKQAQVKESDSCTAEEVDFSKGPIRCDRCGYNTNRYDHYLAHLKHHNKAGENERVYKCTICTYTTVSEYHWKKHLRNHFPRKVYTCSQCSYFSDRKNNYIQHIRTHTGERPYQCAMCPYSSSQKTHLTRHMRTHSGEKPFKCDQCSYVASNQHEVTRHARQVHNGPKPLTCPHCDYKTADRSNFKKHVELHVNPRQFLCPVCDYAASKKCNLQYHIKSRHPDCSDITMDVSKVKLRTKKSEADFSESINDKVEKEQTKGDSAAKKTEKVVKVEKKDNLAKEKKPASNVSAGQVTTRSRKSASENKEVDIKTEKNTEKTCKTKKIKRKAEVEVTSSKQEPANDTSAVTKKKKKVETKPRDCQEAQKSDVVLEEEPKKQNSCLKKNRKKKALKNKHSKKSSKLDQEKIEDEEMPDECPVTEEDGCVKPDAESSDQKEQDPTDTAALSNDGGHALKGESADPKGSCIQDPGQLCLPAQDANTEAEVEEQEMPAAAGGSEDTVGEKEERKADRGEDACSEESSRAVSSEKNFDVPLDVVPDLAPEKEPEETCVAETVSNSEPMDLTKTCLPATGPTGDAVPAPAPPEGCTQSPKVALALSSPDNTAVNESQEMEEDEGIHSHEGSDISDNISEGSDDSGLNGTRSVQEETSPKTSQGAANTTVARENYVCIFCDRSFKKEGEYSKHLNRHLVNVYYLEKATKGQE is encoded by the exons ATGGCAACCCAAGTGCTGGGACAGTCTGGTGGGAACAGCCTCTTTCCTGGCAGTGCGAATATCGGTATGGCGTTGTCCAATGACATGTATGACTTACACGACCTTTCTAAAGCTGAGCTGGCAGCTCCTCAGCTCATTATGTTGGCCAATGTGGCCTTGACAGGAGAAGTTAATGGCAACTGCTGTGATTACCTGGTTGGAGAAGAGAGGCAAATGGCAGAACTGACAACAGTGGGGGACAGCAACTTCTCCGACAGTGATGGAGAGGGTATGGAAGATACCCAGGCTGCGGAGAGCGACCGTGAGGCACCTGAAAATGTGGAATTAAGCTCTCTTGAAGTTCCTAGTGCGGAAACCCAAGGTGCAGCTTCTTGCCCCCCTCCTAAGACTCCCAGTGTGGACAAAGATGTCTCATTGGAAGCACCGGGTACTCCAGAAAGCACAGAGGACAAGTGTAAGAGCTTGAAGAGCAAGCCGTTTCGTTGTAAGCCTTGCCAGTACGAGGCAGAGTCTGAAGAGGAGTTTGTGCATCATATTAGGGTTCACAGTGCTAAGAAATTCTTCgtggaagaaaatgcagaaaagcaagCCCAGGTGAAGGAGTCTGATTCTTGCACCGCAGAAGAGGTGGATTTCTCTAAGGGCCCAATCCGTTGTGATCGTTGTGGCTATAACACTAACAGATATGATCACTATCTGGCTCACTTGAAGCACCACAACAAAGCAGGGGAAAATGAGAGAGTCTACAAGTGTACCATATGCACTTATACTACCGTCAGTGAATATCACTGGAAGAAACACCTAAGAAATCATTTTCCCAGGAAAGTGTATACCTGCTCACAGTGCTCCTATTTTTCAGACAGGAAGAATAATTATATTCAACATATTCGAACTCACACAG GAGAGCGACCCTATCAATGTGCTATGTGTCCTTATTCCAGCTCTCAGAAGACCCATTTAACCAGGCACATGCGCACCCACTCAG GTGAGAAGCCATTCAAATGTGATCAGTGCAGCTATGTGGCCTCAAACCAGCATGAAGTAACTCGTCACGCAAGGCAGGTTCACAATGGGCCGAAGCCTCTGACTTGCCCGCACTGTGACTACAAAACAGCTGACCGCAGCAATTTCAAAAAGCACGTTGAGCTCCACGTCAATCCGCGCCAGTTCCTCTGTCCTGTTTGTGATTACGCAGCGTCTAAAAAATGTAACCTGCAGTATCACATCAAATCCAGGCATCCCGATTGTTCTGACATCACCATGGATGTTTCAAAGGTGAAGCTACGGACAAAAAAGAGCGAAGCTGACTTTTCTGAAAGCATTAACGACAAAGTGGAGAAGGAACAAACGAAAGGGGATTCAGCtgcaaagaaaactgagaaagttGTGAAAGTGGAGAAAAAAGATAATTTGGCAAAGGAAAAGAAGCCAGCGAGCAATGTTTCTGCAGGCCAGGTGACAACCAGAAGTCGGAAATCGGCTTCGGAAAACAAGGAGGTGGAtattaaaactgagaaaaatactgagaaaacatgtaaaacaaaGAAGATCAAAAGAAAGGCAGAGGTTGAAGTAACTTCCTCAAAACAAGAGCCTGCAAATGATACCTCAGCAGTaacgaaaaagaaaaagaaagtggaaacTAAACCCAGAGACTGCCAGGAAGCTCAGAAAAGTGATGTTGTACTGGAGGAGGAACctaaaaagcaaaattcttgcctcaagaaaaacagaaaaaagaaagctctgaaaaataagcacagtaagaaaagcagcaaactcGATCAGGAGAAGATCGAGGATGAGGAGATGCCAGACGAGTGTCCTGTCACAGAAGAGGATGGATGTGTGAAGCCTGATGCTGAGAGCAGCGACCAGAAGGAGCAAGATCCCACTGATACAGCAGCATTAAGCAACGATGGTGGCCATGCTCTCAAGGGGGAGAGCGCTGACCCCAAAGGAAGCTGCATACAAGACCCAGGGCAGCTTTGTCTGCCGGCTCAGGATGCAAACACAGAAGCTGAGGTAGAGGAACAAGAAatgcctgctgcagcaggaggcagCGAAGACACTGTTggtgaaaaggaggagagaaaggcGGACAGAGGGGAAGACGCTTGCTCCGAGGAATCTTCCCGTGCAGTGTCTTCTGAAAAAAACTTTGATGTGCCCCTGGATGTGGTACCAGATCTGGCACCTGAGAAGGAGCCAGAGGAAACCTGTGTGGCAGAAACTGTGAGTAACTCAGAGCCAATGGACCTGACTAAGACGTGCCTGCCAGCGACAGGGCCAACAGGAGATGCCGTGCCGGCACCTGCGCCCCCAGAAGGGTGTACACAAAGCCCTAAAGTAGCTCTGGCCTTATCATCTCCGGATAACACAGCAGTGAATGAATCTCAGGAAATGGAGGAGGACGAGGGCATCCACAGCCACGAAGGCAGCGACATAAGTGACAACATATCAGAAGGAAGTGATGACTCGGGGTTAAACGGCACTCGCTCTGTACAAGAGGAAACAAGTCCAAAGACGTCACAAGGGGCTGCAAACACCACAGTGGCCAGGGAGAACTATGTGTGCATTTTTTGTGACCGCTCGTTTAAAAAGGAAGGTGAATACAGCAAGCACCTCAATCGCCACTTAGTCAACGTGTATTATCTGGAGAAGGCAACAAAAGGGCAGGAGTAG